The segment TGGAGGGGGTGAGTTGCTCAGTTCCCAACTCCAGCTCCAACTGCAACAGTTTGGCCGCTTGCGTCAAAGCCTGCGCTACGGTGCTGCCACAAGGCAGTTCAAGCAAGGCTTCATGGGTGACGCCCGCCTTGGGCGAGGTGCAAACGGTTATTTGCAACAGCGTTTTGAGCTCAGCCATAGACCTGCTCGGCGCGCTTGATGAAGGCGTCGACCATAGAGCCAGCGATGCGATCAAATACGGGGCCGATAATGGCGCCCACCGCGCCGTTGTCAAAGCCGTAATCGAGTTGCAGCTCCACCTTGCAAGCGCGCTGAGAGCCGTCGCCCACGGGGTGAAAGCGCCATTGGCCTTCTAAACGGGAGAACGGGCCTTTGACCAATCGCATCGCAACCTGTTTGCCGCCGTCGTCCATGGTACTGTTGGTGTTGCGCGTCACAAAAGATTTGCGCAGCCCGCTAAACGAGATACCGACCTCGGCTGTCATGCCGAGAGAGTCTTGCTCTAGCACCTTGGCGTGATCACACCATGGCAGAAAATCGGCATAGTGGGCCACGTCCGTCACGAGGGCAAACATTTCTTCGGGGCTGTACCAGATCAGGACGGACTTGTTGACGTTTTTCATGAACAAAAAATGATCAGCATGACGCAAGAGAAGGGCTTTGGAGCCGACCAAGTTCTCTAGTGTCGTCATGCGAAACTAAAATCACCGCTCAGAGGCGAGACGCAATCACGTATTGTAGGGAGAGCTTTTATCTCCAGTTTGCCTACAACTAATATTCCATGGCCAAGAAACCAGAAACATCGTCGCGCATTGCCGACAATAAAAAAGCAGCGTTCAACTATTTCTTCGAGGAGCGTCACGAGGCCGGGGTAGTCCTGCACGGCTGGGAAGTGAAGGCTTTGCGTGAAGGAAAAGTGCAGCTTACTGACGGGTACGTCCTCATCAAAGAGGGCGAAATGTACCTGCTGGGCTGCCAGATCAACCCGCTCAAAACGGCGTCGACCCACGTCAACCCAGACAATGCGCGCATTAAAAAGCTGCTGCTCAAGAAGGCTGACATTGAGCGCTTGACCATCAAGGTTGAGCAAAAAGGCTACACGCTAGTGCCCATCAACCTGCATTGGACGAATGGGTATGTGAAGTGCGACATTGCGCTTGCCAAGGGCAAGGCAGAGCACGACAAGCGCGATGTGATCAAGGACCGCGAAGGCAAGCGCGAGGTTGAGCGGGCCATGAAGGGCCGCAACCGTTGATGACAATCAGCGCCGTTGAACTGAACACGGTAGGGCGCTGATATTTTTCGATTAAGGGTTCTCGCCGTAGCGCGTCTTGAAGTCGAACTCAAGGCGCTCGCAGTCTTGTGCTGACTTGAACTCCTGCGTCTTGCGATCCGCCTCGGGTTTGGCCATCTGCTTCCAGCAAATTTTGATGGTTTCGTTCTCCGTCCAGCGCTGCTTGCTCTGCGGGTCATCCATGAACTGACCGATAAGCATCAGCGCTCCAAAGATGACGACAGGCAGGGCAATCATCCAAACCACGATGCGGTTTTTGACGGGGGCGGCTGGCTTGCCGGCTTCGGTTTTAGTTGTGTCGCTCATATCAGGGCTTGATTATGCTCAAGCCGGTTTGGACCACCTTAATGCAGATCATGAAAAGCTCATCAGACCCTAAACAGCGCAGCGCTGCGCGGGCCTGTAGTCGCAAACCTATAATGTTCGGCTGATTTGCCTTTGTGTGCAGCTTTTTGAAGAAGTTGCATCGGGCTGTACTGATCGCAGGCGTCACGCAGGCGTCTTCATACCAAACACCATGAGCACACCCACTTTTTCCGTAGCGGACATCCGCAAGACGTTCCTGGACTTTTACGCTTCCAAGGGCCATGCCGTTGTCGCCTCCAGCTCGCTGGTTCCCGGCAATGACCCGACGCTGATGTTCACCAACTCCGGCATGGTGCAGTTCAAGGACGTGTTTTTGGGCTCGGACAAGCGCCCTTATAACCGTGCCACCTCGGTTCAGGCTTGCCTGCGCGCTGGCGGCAAGCACAACGATCTGGAGAACGTGGGCTACACCGCGCGTCACCACACTTTCTTTGAAATGCTGGGCAACTGGTCTTTCGGCGATTACTTCAAGAAGGAGTCGATCGAATGGGGCTGGGAGCTGTTGACCAAGGTTTTCGGCCTGCCCGCTGAAAAGCTGCTGGCCACCGTCTACTACGAAGACGACGAAGCCTATGACATCTGGCTCAACGTCATCGGCCTGCCTGCCGAGCGCATCATCCGCATTGCCGACAACAAGGGCGGCAAGTACAAGAGCGACAATTTCTGGATGATGGCTGACACGGGCCCATGCGGTCCTTGCTCGGAAATCTTCTACGACCACGGCGCGCACATTGCTGGCGGCCCTCCCGGCAGCCCCGATGAAGACGGTGACCGCTTCATTGAGATCTGGAACCACGTGTTCATGCAGTTCGACATGAAGGAAGACGGCTCCGTGGTGAAGCTGCCGGCACCTTGCGTGGACACCGGCATGGGTCTGGAGCGTCTGGCTGCCATCTTGCAGCACGTGCACAGCAACTACGAAATCGACCTGTTCCAGGCGCTGATCAAGGCCGCTGGCCGCGAAACGCATATTGAAGACTTGAGCACTCCATCGCTCAAGGTGATTGCCGACCACATTCGCGCCACCTCCTTCTTGGTGGCTGATGGCGTGATTCCTTCCAACGAAGGTCGTGGTTACGTGCAGCGCCGCATCATTCGCCGCGCCATTCGCCACGGCTACAAGCTGGGCCAAAAGACACCGTTCTTCCACAAGATGGTGGCAGATCTGGTCGTGCAAATGGGCGATGCCTACCCCAAGCTGCGTGAGCAAGAGGCGCACATCACCAGCGTGCTCAAGGCCGAAGAAGAGCGCTTCTTCGAAACGCTGGCCAACGGCATGGAAATTCTGGACAGCGCACTGGCGGGTGACGTCAAGGTGCTGCCCGGCGATGTGGCCTTCAAGCTGCACGACACCTATGGCTTCCCGCTGGACTTGTCGAACGACGTGGCGCGTGAGCGTGGCGTGAGCGTGGACGAGGCTGGCTTTAAAGCCGCCATGCAGCACCAAAAGGAAACGGCCCGCGCAGCAGGCAAGTTCAAGATGGACCGCGCACTGGAATACACGGGCGATACCAACACTTTCGTAGGCTACGAAAAGCTGGCTGAAGCTGCAAAAATCGTAGCACTGTATGCTGATGGTGTCTCGATTTCAGAACTGAAGGCTGGCCAAAACGGCGTAGTCGTGCTGGATACCACGCCTTTCTACGCCGAGTCCGGCGGCCAGGTGGGTGATCAGGGCGTGATTGCTGCTGGCGCTGTGCGATTTGTGGTGGAAGACACGCTCAAGATCAAGGCCGATGTGTTTGGTCACCACGGCCAGCTCGAATCCGGCAGCCTGAAGGTGGGCGATGCGGTTGAGGCGCAAGTGGATACTGCTGTGCGCGCTGCTGTCATGCGTAACCACTCGGTCACCCACATCATGCACAAGGCCCTGCGCGAAGTGCTGGGCAGCCATGTGCAGCAAAAGGGCTCGCTGGTCAACGCTGACCGCACCCGCTTTGACTTTGCGCACAACAATCCCGTCACCACAGAGCAGATCTTGGAGATCGAAGCCCGCGTGAACGCTGAAGTGCTGGCCAACACCGCCACCGACGCCCGCGTGATGGACATCGAATCCGCCCAGCAGACCGGCGCCATGATGCTGTTTGGCGAAAAGTACGGCGAGACCGTGCGCGTGCTGGACATCGGCACCAGCCGTGAACTCTGCGGTGGCACCCACGTGCACCGCACGGGCGACATTGGCCTGTTCAAGGTGGTGGGTGAATCGGGCGTGGCTGCTGGCGTGCGCCGTATTGAAGCCATCACCGGCATCAACGCGCTGGCCTATCTGCAGTCGCTGGAATCCACCGTAGACCAAGCAGCTGCTGCTTTCAAGGCGCCAACTGCTGAGCTGAACAATCGCATTGGCGGCGCTCTGGATCAGATCAAGGCATTGGAAAAAGAAATCGCTGCACTCAAGGGCAAGCTCGCTTCTAACCAGGGCGACGAACTGGCCACAACCGCTGTAGAAATCAATGGCGTGAAGGTGCTGGCTGCCAAGCTGGAAGGCGCTGACGCCAAGACCCTGCGCGACACAATGGACAAACTCAAAGACAAGCTGGGCGCAGCTGTCATCGTGCTGGCCGCTGTGGATGGCGACAAGGTGCAATTGGCAGCAGGCGTAACCAAGGCTGAAACTGCCAAGGTCAAGGCCGGTGAGCTGGTGAACTTTGTGGCCCAGCAAGTGGGCGGCAAGGGCGGCGGCAAGCCTGATATGGCCATGGCCGGTGGTACCGATGCAGCGGCTGTGTCCGCAGCACTGGCCAGCGTGCAAGCTTGGGTGACTGAGCGTTTGTAAACCGCAGGTAAAGAGCGGGGACTAAGCTGATACTTAGCCCTCTCATCCTTGATAAGCCCGCCTTGTGCGGGCTTTTTTTGGGGCAGAAAATGCGATACTTGCCTACTTTGTAACCAAATGAACCATTGATTTCAGCTGCATACCGCCTCAGCGGAGGGTGAATGACACTCAAATTTCCTATATCTCTGCGTATTTTTGCGCTCTGTGCTCAACCTCGTCGATGGGTTCAGTGGGTAGCCACACTAACGCTGCTGGCCTGTGCTATAGGTGCGCACGCGCAAAGCGTGGTGTTCATTAATCCAGGTAAGAGTAATGAAGCTTTTTGGCTCGCAGCCTCGCAGGTCATGGAGCAGTCCGCACGTAGTTTGAACATGGATTTGGAGGTGATCTACGCCGAGCGTAATCGCCTGATGCCTATGGAAATTACCAAGCAGATCGTGCGAAGGCCCAAAGAGCGAAGACCTCAGTATGTGGTGCTAACCAATGACTACAGCACAGCGCCAGAGCTACTGCGCTCTTTAGAAGGTGCGGGGATTCAAGTGTTCATGGCATTTAGCGGCATCAAAGGCGATGTACGGCAGCAGACTGGGCGCCCACGCGAGCGTTACCCGTTTTGGCTCGGTAGTCTGGAGCCTCGCGCCGAAGATGCTGGGTATTTGACCGCCAAAGCCTTGATTGAGAAAGCGCGCACTTTGCCGCAATTGCGTGCAGCCGATGGCAAGCTGTATTTCATGGCAATCGCTGGGGACCGTTCAACCACTGCATCGACGCAGCGTAACCAAGGCATGCGCCGTGCGGTGCAAGAGGCCACAGATGTGGCTTTCACCCAAGAGGTGTATGCCGACTGGCGCCGTGACCGGGCGCAAGAGCAAGCCAAGGTGCTTTATCAGCGCTACCCCAATGTGCGCTTGGTGTGGGCTGGCAGCGATCAGATGGCGTTTGGCGCGATGGAAGCCTGGCGACAACAGGGCGGTGAGCCGGGAAAAGACGCTTTATTTAGCGGCGTCAATACCTCGCAAGAGGCTTTGAATGCTCGTCTGCGTGGAGAGTTGACGGCGTTGGCAGGAGGGCACTTTATGGCTGGGGCTTGGTCATTGGTCATGCTGCACGACTACGCCAAAGGCATCGATTTTGCGGCAGAAGGGCTTGAGCAGGAGTACCCCATGTTCATGCTGCTTGATGAGCGCAACATCCCCGCGTTTGAGGCTCGCTTTATGCATATGCAGCAACGCATGGACTTCAAAGCTTTTAGCAAAGCTCATAACCCGCGCATCAAAAAATACGATTTCGACATAGGTCGCTTGCTGCGCTAAAGCGCGGCCGTGGTGTCAATATGCTTGCCAAATCCTCTCGTTTTCGCTCCATCTCCACGCTGCTAATTCAGCGCATCGTCTTGCTGTCACTGGCGTGTTTGTTGTTGCTTGGCAGTCTGCATGCTTGGGTGGAGTTTCGTCTAGAGCAGAAAAATTTTGAGCGTTCCATGGGGCGCTTGGCTGATAACAGCATGCGTACGCTGTCGGTGGGCCTGTGGGACATTGATCGCTATACCGTGCGCGATCAAGTGGCTTGGATGGCGGCGCTGCCGGAGGTGGCTCACGTTCATGTGAAGGTGTACGCAACGGGCGAAAAATTCATGGCTGGCCGGGATATGGCGGATGTGCCCGCTACTGTTTCGGTGCCAATCCTGCCGCCAGACGGGCAGGAGAAGCCGTTGGGGGTGCTAGAAATCTGGGCCAACCCACAGTACTTCATCAGCTTGATGGTGCAGTCTACGATGCGGGTGGCTTTGGGTTATGCGCTGTTCACGCTGCTCATTTGCGTGATGGTCGCATGGGTGATGCGCCGCGAGCTGCGCCAGCCCTTGTCTCAGATTGCGCGGTTTGCGGCGGGTCTGAAACCCAACCAACTGGCTACGCCGCTGCGGCTGAACCGTCCACAGCGTGGCAAGCCTGATGAGATTGATTTGGTTATTCAAGGCTTTCAACAGCTGCAAAGCGATTTGCGCCGCTATATCGATAACTTGGATCAGCTGGTGGCCGACCGCACGCAAAAACTGGAGGAGCTGGTGGACGAGGTCAAGCGCCTGTCGCTGATGGATGCGTTGACGGGTTGCTTTAACCGGCGCGCTTTGGATGAGCGCCTACCTTCCGAGTTAGAGCGCAGCCAGCGTTACCGCAGACCGTTGTCCGTAGCGTTTGTGGATGTCGACCACTTCAAGCGAATCAATGACGAGCATGGGCACGGGATGGGCGATATGGTGCTGCGCGAAGTGGCGTCGCGCTTGCAAAGCAGCTTGCGCAGCCAAGTCGATTGGGTGGCGCGTTATGGGGGGGAAGAGTTTTTGCTGGTGATGCCAGAGACTGCAGCCCACGATGCGCTGGAGATTGTGGGGAGGGTGGCTGACTTGCTGCGCAGCACGCCAGTGCTGGTCCACGGCCAAGTGGTAGAAGTGACAGCAAGCTTTGGGATTGCCCAGCTGCGCGACGGCGAAAACATGACGAACTTGCTGCAACGCGCTGATAGCATGGTGTATCAGGCCAAGGCTGACGGACGTAACTGCGCGCGCATGGCGCTTTAGGCAGTCAGCTGTTAGCTTTCAGCGCTCAAAAAAAAGCTCCGGCAACTTGAACCATTCAAGTAGCAGGAGCGATCTTCTGCTTAGTAGCTAACTGTAAGAGCTTACTTTTTCTTAAACACCAAGTCCCAAACGCCGTGGCCCAAACGAATGCCGCGGTTTTCAAACTTGGTCAGAGGGCGGTAGTCGGGCTTTTCAGCATAAGCCTCGGCCGTGTTCTGCAGCGTGGCCTCAGCGCTCAGTACTTCCAGAATTTGCACGGCATAGGGCTCCCAGTCGGTTGCACAGTGGATGTAGCCACCGGGCTTGATACGGGCAGCCAGCTTGGCAATGAGCGGGCTCTGAATCAGGCGGCGCTTGTTGTGCTTTTTCTTGTGCCAAGGGTCGGGGAAGAAGATGTGCACGCCGTCAATCGATGCTTCGGGCAGCATGTTGTCGATGACTTCCACCGCATCGTGTTGAAGGATGCGAATGTTGGAGATCTCTTGCTCGCCAATGCGCTTGAGCAGCGCGCCCACGCCGGGTTCGTGCACTTCGCAGCACAGGAAGTTGTCGTCAGGGCGCACGCGGGCGATATGGGCTGTGGCTTCACCCATGCCAAAGCCGATTTCGAGAATCAGCTTGCCACCGCGGCCATATGCAGCTGCGGCGTCCAGAGGGGTTGTTTGGTATTGCAGCAAAAAGCGCGGGCCCAAGTCTTCAAAAGCCTTGGCTTGGCCTGTAGTGGTACGACCAGCGCGGCGCACAAAGCTTTTGATGACCTTGGGGTAGGCCACGCCTTCAGGCGCTTGGCCTTGGTCATTGGCTGCTGGTGCTGCAGATGCGTCAGCGGCGGGCGCGTTTTCGGCCATATCGGAGGAGGGGGTTGGAATAGATGAAGTCACGGGGCAACATTGTAGGTTTGACGCCAGCAATTGACCCAGAAGGCCAGCGCCAAAGGCAAGGCGCTTGCGGGGCTTTCGTTGATAGAGCTGGCGCTGTGGGGGGCTTGTGGCAGACCTAGTTGCAGGGCTGCTTCGCTTAAAGCGCGCAGTGGGCGGCTGACATCCACCGCTGGCGCGCCATGTTGTTTGGAGAGTTTTTCGCCGTTCTCCATGCGCACCAGTGGTGTGTGCATATATCGGGGCTGGGGCAGGCCCAGCGCATGCTGCAGCAGCAACTGGCGCGGCGTGTTGTCGGTGAGGTCTGCACCGCGCACGATATCGGTAATGCCTTGCGCGGCATCATCCACCACCACGGCAAGTTGATAGGCCCAAAGCCCATCGGCGCGGCGCAGCACAAAGTCGCCCGCGTGAGTCTGCACATTTTGCTGCTGCGGGCCGAGGCGGCGGTCCACCCAGTGCAGCACTGGGGCATGGGGATCTAGCTGCCACTCATGACGCTGTTTATCAATTGCTATTGTTTGTATAGCTTCAAGTCTATTATTTGATTGGACTAGAGGTTGTTTTCTCTGTAAATCTGCCACTTGCTGCTCTAGCGAAAAGCGCCAAGCTCTGGCCGGTTTGCCATGCAGGCCGTGGCGGCAGGTGCCGGGGTAGGGGCGCTCTATATGACGTTCATGCGCCAGGCCCTGTGCTTGCCACGCGGCTTCAATGTCTTTGCGGGTGCAGCCGCAGGGGTAGGTGAGTGGGCGGGGTTGCAGGCTCTGCAGCTGCTGCAATGCTTGCTCATAAAGCGCATGGCGCTGCGATTGCCAGACCACGGACGCATCAGAGAGCAAACCGCAGGCTGCGAGCTGGCGCAAAATTTCCTCATCGGCTCCGACTTGGCAGCGCGGCGGGTCTATGTCTTCAATGCGGATCAGCCAACTGCCGCCGTGAGCGCGGGCATCGAGCCAGCTGGCCAGCGCCGCGACCAGAGATCCCGCGTGCAGCGGCCCTGTGGGGGATGGCGCAAATCTGCCGATATAGCGCCCTGAACAGGTCGCTTTTTGAAAGGGAGGGGTGGGGGCGATGGCCGCAGTCATGAGGGACGCAATCTTACGCCCCTCATGCAGGGTTTAAGCGGGTTTCAAGCGAGTTTTAGACCAGCGCCAGCGCCATATCTAAGCCAGAGATAAAAGCGTCTTCCACGCGAGAGCCTGTACACCAGTCGCCGCACAGCCCCAAGCCTGTTGAAGGGTCGTAGGCAAAGGTTTGGCCTAGCGGTGCCAATGTCTGGGCGTTTTGCCACAGGTAAACACTGGCGTGGCGGGGAGCAACGCGAATGCCTGTGACCTCGCCAAACGCTTTTTGCAGCTTAGTCAGCACGCGCGTGGCATCGTCATGGCGGTGCTCGTTAGACCACAGCGGATTAGCGTGAATCGTCCAGCGCTCGGTCTGCGCACGGCCGGGCTTGGAGGATTCGCGGGCCACCCAAGAGATACGTTCGTGGGTGCTGCGCGCTGCATTCCACTGCGGGCCCAATGTGCTCAGGCCGGCCTGAGCTGCCATGGGGTAGGACAGTGTCATGGCCCAGCAGGGCGCCATTTCAACGGTGGCGAGTGATTTAGCCAGCGCCGCACCCTGCGGGGCCGTTTGCAGCAGCTGCAAGGCGAGCGGGGAGGGCACAGCCATGACCACACAATCAAAACCATCGGCAATTTGCGGGCCATGGTCTTCGGTATCAAGCATCAAAGACCATTGGTGCTGGCTTTGGTCCTTGCCGCTGGCAATGTGGTGGTTGATGGCTCTGACGGACTGGCCTAGATGCAGCTTGCCGGCCTCCCATAGTGGTGTGGCCCATGCCAGTGGCATGGCTTGCATATCGGGCACGCCAACCCAGTGGGTTTCGCGAATAGGCACAAGCTTGTCGATGCGGCGTCCCTGTGCGTTGCGCGTTTGTATGCTGTTGAGGCTCCATGCGCGCAGATTGCCGGGCGTGCTGTCTAGTACCTGCTGAAAACGCGGGTCACGCACGGTGAAGTACTGGGCGCCAATGTCAAAGCTGCCGTAAGGGCCGCTGACGGAGCGCATGCGGCCACCGGCCTGCGTTAAGCGTTCATAGACATGAACTTCGTGCCCGGCTTGTAGCAGCGTGCGGGCACAGGCCAAGCCAGCAATCCCTGCGCCGATAACGGCAATGCGTTTGGCTGGGGTTTTTGGCTGAATTACCGGATACGCTTTGGACTCGGGCTGGGGCGCGAGTTTGGGCTTGGATTTCGGCTTTTGGGCCGCTGTGGAAGTTGGAGTTCGGGAAGCGTTCATGTAAAAGCCTTTTCGAAACCGTTTGACTTCTAGAGTAGCCAGCTAGCTTAAAGATAGCAAGTGCTGCTTGTGCTCAATTGTTGCAGCGCAATTGACTCTACATCGACAAGGGCAGGCTGAGCGCAAGTGCGCACTTATTGGCGATGATGGTTTTCCATAAGCGCTTTGCGCGTAGTCGCGCTTTCCAACTGCTCCAGCCACCATTGCAGTGCGCGCCCGGGCGTGCGATGGGCTGCGCCCTGCCACGCGTAATGCAGGCGCAGATTGCGGCTGGCGCGCTGCACTTGGCGCGTCACTAACAGGCCTGCATCCAGATAGGTTTGCACCATGCCAAGGGGTAAAAAGCCTGCGCCAATACCACGCACCTGAGCCTCGAGCTTGGCGTGCATGCTGTCCACCGTCAGCACATCTTGGCCGTTGACAAGGCCGTAACTGGTGTTGCTGCGCACACCTGAATCGGCCACGGCAATCATGCGGTGCTGTAGCAAAACGTCATCGGGTAGTGGTTCATCGAGCTTAGCTAGTGGGTGGTGCGGCGCCATGGCAAAGACAAATTCCATCTCACCCAACTCACGAGTTTGCAGCTCTGAGACATTGCTGGTGTTGACCGCAACGCCAATGGCTAAATCGGCCTGACCGCTGGTAAGCACCTCGAGCGTGCCATTGAGAATGGCGTCTTTGAGCTTCAGGCTGGTCGGTGGTTTCGTGGCGTAGAAGGCCTCAACCAGTTCGAAAATAGGTGTGCGGGCGACAGCACCGTCAATCACGATGGTCAGCTGTGGCTCCCAGCCGGTGGCAACGCGCTTGACACGGTGGGCTACGGCATCAATCTCTTGGAGTAGACGCGCGCCTTCGCGCAGTAGGGCTTGACCGGCCTGCGTTGCCTGCGCGTGGCGCGAGCTGCGGTCAAACAGCAGCACATCTAGCGCATCTTCGATTTGCCGCACTCGGTAGGTGAGGGCGCTGGGCACCAAGCCCAGTGAGCGGGCGGCGGCGGCAAAGCTGCCAGCTTCAGCAATAGCTTGCAGCATCGCCAGACTGTCGGGGGTGAGCACATCGCGGGAGCTGGGCATGGGGCGGGTTGAAATGGTAAGAGTTCAAAGAGTTTGAATGATGCCATCAACAGGCTTGAGCCACAGCGCCGGTGGCAACTTCTAAAGTAGAGGCATTGAGAAACAGTATCAACTGAACCAGAAACAGTTCAACGAAAGGATCACACCATGATGACTTTGCGCACATCTCAGGAACGCGGCTACGCCGACCATGGCTGGCTCAAGTCCTATCACAGCTTTTCGTTTGCCGGCTATCACGACCCACGGTTTATGGGCTTTGGCAACCTGCGCGTGATTAACGAAGACCGAATTGCAGCAGGCACAGGCTTTGGTGCTCACGGTCACCGCGATATGGAGATCATCAGCTATGTGCTCGATGGTGCGCTCTCGCACAAAGACAGCATGGGCAATGAAAAGCCGATCTTCCCCGGTGAAGTGCAGCGTATGAGCGCAGGCTCGGGCGTGATGCATAGCGAACAAAACTACGCCAAAGACCAGACCACGCATTTTTTGCAAATCTGGCTGCTGCCAGCACGCAACGGTGTAGAGCCCGGCTATGCGCAAAAGGCGTTTAGCGACGCTGATAAGCGCGGTCGCCTGTGTTTAGTGGCTTCTCAAGATGGTGCCGAAGGCTCTGTCCCTATGAATGCCGATGCGCGCTTATATGCCGGTTTGTTTGATGGCGCGGAGTCTGCTGACATGGTTTTGCCTGCAGGTCGTAAGACCTATGTGCACCTGATTCGTGGTGAACTCGATGTGAATGGGCATAAGCTGACAAGCGGCGATGCGGCATTTATTGAAAATGAGGAGCGCCTGAGCCTTAGCAATGCTCAGGCTGCGGAAGTTTTGGTGTTTGATTTGGAGCCTTGAGAGCTTGCTTCTCAAAGAGTCTGAAATGAATTAATGCGGCCTCAGGTCGCAATGATGGGAGTTAAAAATGTTGAATCAATTGAAAAATCCATTGGACCTCGTCGGCCGCATTCTGATTGCCCTGTTATTTGTGCCTGCGGGCATTCAAAAAATCAGTGGCTTTGCAGGCTCTGCGGGCTATGCCGCATCGGCGGGGATGCCCATGCCAGAAATTGCGGTGGGCTTGGGGCTGGTGA is part of the Comamonas sp. Y33R10-2 genome and harbors:
- a CDS encoding GGDEF domain-containing protein; this encodes MLAKSSRFRSISTLLIQRIVLLSLACLLLLGSLHAWVEFRLEQKNFERSMGRLADNSMRTLSVGLWDIDRYTVRDQVAWMAALPEVAHVHVKVYATGEKFMAGRDMADVPATVSVPILPPDGQEKPLGVLEIWANPQYFISLMVQSTMRVALGYALFTLLICVMVAWVMRRELRQPLSQIARFAAGLKPNQLATPLRLNRPQRGKPDEIDLVIQGFQQLQSDLRRYIDNLDQLVADRTQKLEELVDEVKRLSLMDALTGCFNRRALDERLPSELERSQRYRRPLSVAFVDVDHFKRINDEHGHGMGDMVLREVASRLQSSLRSQVDWVARYGGEEFLLVMPETAAHDALEIVGRVADLLRSTPVLVHGQVVEVTASFGIAQLRDGENMTNLLQRADSMVYQAKADGRNCARMAL
- the alaS gene encoding alanine--tRNA ligase; translated protein: MSTPTFSVADIRKTFLDFYASKGHAVVASSSLVPGNDPTLMFTNSGMVQFKDVFLGSDKRPYNRATSVQACLRAGGKHNDLENVGYTARHHTFFEMLGNWSFGDYFKKESIEWGWELLTKVFGLPAEKLLATVYYEDDEAYDIWLNVIGLPAERIIRIADNKGGKYKSDNFWMMADTGPCGPCSEIFYDHGAHIAGGPPGSPDEDGDRFIEIWNHVFMQFDMKEDGSVVKLPAPCVDTGMGLERLAAILQHVHSNYEIDLFQALIKAAGRETHIEDLSTPSLKVIADHIRATSFLVADGVIPSNEGRGYVQRRIIRRAIRHGYKLGQKTPFFHKMVADLVVQMGDAYPKLREQEAHITSVLKAEEERFFETLANGMEILDSALAGDVKVLPGDVAFKLHDTYGFPLDLSNDVARERGVSVDEAGFKAAMQHQKETARAAGKFKMDRALEYTGDTNTFVGYEKLAEAAKIVALYADGVSISELKAGQNGVVVLDTTPFYAESGGQVGDQGVIAAGAVRFVVEDTLKIKADVFGHHGQLESGSLKVGDAVEAQVDTAVRAAVMRNHSVTHIMHKALREVLGSHVQQKGSLVNADRTRFDFAHNNPVTTEQILEIEARVNAEVLANTATDARVMDIESAQQTGAMMLFGEKYGETVRVLDIGTSRELCGGTHVHRTGDIGLFKVVGESGVAAGVRRIEAITGINALAYLQSLESTVDQAAAAFKAPTAELNNRIGGALDQIKALEKEIAALKGKLASNQGDELATTAVEINGVKVLAAKLEGADAKTLRDTMDKLKDKLGAAVIVLAAVDGDKVQLAAGVTKAETAKVKAGELVNFVAQQVGGKGGGKPDMAMAGGTDAAAVSAALASVQAWVTERL
- a CDS encoding type II toxin-antitoxin system RatA family toxin is translated as MKNVNKSVLIWYSPEEMFALVTDVAHYADFLPWCDHAKVLEQDSLGMTAEVGISFSGLRKSFVTRNTNSTMDDGGKQVAMRLVKGPFSRLEGQWRFHPVGDGSQRACKVELQLDYGFDNGAVGAIIGPVFDRIAGSMVDAFIKRAEQVYG
- the trmB gene encoding tRNA (guanosine(46)-N7)-methyltransferase TrmB, which codes for MAENAPAADASAAPAANDQGQAPEGVAYPKVIKSFVRRAGRTTTGQAKAFEDLGPRFLLQYQTTPLDAAAAYGRGGKLILEIGFGMGEATAHIARVRPDDNFLCCEVHEPGVGALLKRIGEQEISNIRILQHDAVEVIDNMLPEASIDGVHIFFPDPWHKKKHNKRRLIQSPLIAKLAARIKPGGYIHCATDWEPYAVQILEVLSAEATLQNTAEAYAEKPDYRPLTKFENRGIRLGHGVWDLVFKKK
- a CDS encoding ABC transporter substrate-binding protein produces the protein MTLKFPISLRIFALCAQPRRWVQWVATLTLLACAIGAHAQSVVFINPGKSNEAFWLAASQVMEQSARSLNMDLEVIYAERNRLMPMEITKQIVRRPKERRPQYVVLTNDYSTAPELLRSLEGAGIQVFMAFSGIKGDVRQQTGRPRERYPFWLGSLEPRAEDAGYLTAKALIEKARTLPQLRAADGKLYFMAIAGDRSTTASTQRNQGMRRAVQEATDVAFTQEVYADWRRDRAQEQAKVLYQRYPNVRLVWAGSDQMAFGAMEAWRQQGGEPGKDALFSGVNTSQEALNARLRGELTALAGGHFMAGAWSLVMLHDYAKGIDFAAEGLEQEYPMFMLLDERNIPAFEARFMHMQQRMDFKAFSKAHNPRIKKYDFDIGRLLR
- the gluQRS gene encoding tRNA glutamyl-Q(34) synthetase GluQRS, translated to MTAAIAPTPPFQKATCSGRYIGRFAPSPTGPLHAGSLVAALASWLDARAHGGSWLIRIEDIDPPRCQVGADEEILRQLAACGLLSDASVVWQSQRHALYEQALQQLQSLQPRPLTYPCGCTRKDIEAAWQAQGLAHERHIERPYPGTCRHGLHGKPARAWRFSLEQQVADLQRKQPLVQSNNRLEAIQTIAIDKQRHEWQLDPHAPVLHWVDRRLGPQQQNVQTHAGDFVLRRADGLWAYQLAVVVDDAAQGITDIVRGADLTDNTPRQLLLQHALGLPQPRYMHTPLVRMENGEKLSKQHGAPAVDVSRPLRALSEAALQLGLPQAPHSASSINESPASALPLALAFWVNCWRQTYNVAP
- the smpB gene encoding SsrA-binding protein SmpB — encoded protein: MAKKPETSSRIADNKKAAFNYFFEERHEAGVVLHGWEVKALREGKVQLTDGYVLIKEGEMYLLGCQINPLKTASTHVNPDNARIKKLLLKKADIERLTIKVEQKGYTLVPINLHWTNGYVKCDIALAKGKAEHDKRDVIKDREGKREVERAMKGRNR
- a CDS encoding NAD(P)/FAD-dependent oxidoreductase, whose translation is MNASRTPTSTAAQKPKSKPKLAPQPESKAYPVIQPKTPAKRIAVIGAGIAGLACARTLLQAGHEVHVYERLTQAGGRMRSVSGPYGSFDIGAQYFTVRDPRFQQVLDSTPGNLRAWSLNSIQTRNAQGRRIDKLVPIRETHWVGVPDMQAMPLAWATPLWEAGKLHLGQSVRAINHHIASGKDQSQHQWSLMLDTEDHGPQIADGFDCVVMAVPSPLALQLLQTAPQGAALAKSLATVEMAPCWAMTLSYPMAAQAGLSTLGPQWNAARSTHERISWVARESSKPGRAQTERWTIHANPLWSNEHRHDDATRVLTKLQKAFGEVTGIRVAPRHASVYLWQNAQTLAPLGQTFAYDPSTGLGLCGDWCTGSRVEDAFISGLDMALALV